The Bacteroidales bacterium genome contains the following window.
AAATTTGATTTGTCAGGCTTAAGTTATCAATTGCAATTACAACTTGTGGAGAAAAATATTTTCGTATCAGGTAATAATCTTTCTATTTCTTCCTGTTGGTCATCATGAATGTTTATAACACGCAAATCCACTATTTTCAAGGTGTTTCGTAATTTTTTGATTTCTTCAGGAAATGCTTGTATTTCGTTTCCCCATAAATCAAGAAATGTAAGATTTGTCAAATTACCTATGGTTGGAGGTAGGTAAGCAATAATATTTTGGTTTAAAATAAGCTTGATGAGTTTGGTGCAATTGCCAATTTCATTATAAATGGTATCAATATTATTTGCCGAAACATCTAATATTTGAAGGTGTTTCAACGTATCTATCTCTTTAGGGATTTCTTTCAGTTTGTTCTTACTTAAATTTAATTCCTGAAGATTTTTTAATTTATAAATTTCTTTCGGAAATTCTTTCAGTTTCTTTTTACGAAGATTCAATCGATAAACTTTGTTTGGATTTTGTAATGCTTCTGAAAGTTCGGTATACTCGGTTTCATGTGCAAGAGTAATGGAATCGAGCAACTGTGCATTAACATTTCCTGCTAACAGAAATAATAAAATAAATGATAGATATTTCATAATCGTTTATTATGATTGATGATTATATGTATACAAAGTTGAGAAAAATCCATGATCTTTTATATGACAACTCATTTTTTACAATAATATTTTCAAAGCAGCTTCTTTATCAAGTATTAATTGTTCTTTCAGTTTATTTATATCCGGAAAGTAAATTTCATTACGCAACCGCTCCATGAATAAAATAGTAATATTGCTATTGTATATTTCCCCTGAAAAATTAAAAATATTCACCTCGTTCACTCTTTTAGTACCTCCGATTGTAGGGCGAATACCTGTGTTCAGCATTCCATTATAAACAGTATTATCAACAATTACTTTTACAGCATAAACTCCATCAGCAGGGATTAATTTATCTGTTTCATTAACTTCAATGTTAGCAGTAGGAAAGTTTAGTGTTCGTCCTAATCCGTTTCCCTTTACAACTTTTCCTGTAATAGAATAAAAATACCCAAGGTATTTATTGGCTTTAGCAATTTCCCCGGCTAATAAAGCATTTCTTATTTTTGTAGAGCTTACCGCTTCTTCATTAATATATTGGGCAGAAACTTCTTCAATGTTAAATGAATATTTTTCCGAAAGATATTTTAAATGAGAAATGGAACCCTCCCTGTTATTGCCGAAATGGTGGTCGTAACCTATGACCAGCGTTGCCACTTTGATTTTATCTACCAAATAATCTTTTATGAATTTGTCATAAGGTATTTTTGAGAATTCCTTTGTGAAAGGAATAATTATAAGGTAATCGATGCCCAGAGGTTCAAAGAGTTTTATTTTTTCCTCGGTTGTATTGATAATGTATAATTTTTTCTTGTGATTGCAAAGCACAGCCTGTGGATGAGGCGAAAAAGTAATCGCTACCGAATTACCGTTGATTTTTTTAGCTATAGTAATAATGCGCTCGATAATTGCTTTATGCCCGCAATGGACTCCGTCGAAAGAACCAATGGTAACTACAGGGTTAACAAAAACCGGTAATTTATCGATATTTCTGATTATTTTCACTTTAACTGTTAAAATATTTTCGATGTAAAATTTATTGGTACTGCGAATTTTCAAAATTAGCAAAAATATTATTCCCTAAAGATTGCGTAAAACGAATAAATATTTTAATTTCGTTCGCAGAAAATGTTTTTGAACCTAAAATAAAATTCGAATATGCCAAACAACATTGGGAAAATAGCACAGATCATAGGTCCTGTGATTGACGTTGTTTTTGAGGAAGACAAACTTCCTAATATTTATGATGCGCTTGAAGTTTTCAGGCCCGATGGACAAAGAGTTGTTCTGGAATGCCAGCAGCATATTGGCGAAGATACTGTTCGTACCCTTGCAATGGATTCAACTGATGGGTTAAGCAGGGGAATGGATGTTACAGCATTAGGAACGCCTATTTCTATGCCCGGAGGAGAATATATAAGAGGCCGACTTTTTAATGTCATTGGTGATGCTATTGATGGAATGCCTGCTGTTCCCAAAGGAAAGCTGAACAGTATTCATCGCGATCCTCCGCGGTTTGAAGATCTTTCAACACAAAAAGAAGTTCTGTATACAGGGATTAAAGTAATTGACCTTATTGAACCTTATGCAAAAGGCGGTAAGATTGGACTCTTTGGTGGTGCAGGTGTTGGAAAGACCGTTATCATTATGGAATTGATTAACAATATTGCTAAAGGATATTCGGGAATGTCAGTATTTGCAGGTGTTGGCGAACGTACGAGGGAAGGTAACGACCTGCTGCGTGATATGATAGAATCGAATGTTATCTGCTATGGTGATAAATTTAAAGCATCAATGGAAAAAGGAGGCTGGGACCTCAGCCTTGTTGATGAAGACAAACTGAAAGAATCAAACCTGGCGCTGGTGTTCGGACAAATGAATGAACCTCCCGGAGCACGTGCTCGTGTTGCATTATCTGGATTATCGCTGGCAGAATATTTCCGCGATGGCGATGAACAGACAGGTGGACGTGACATTTTATTTTTCATGGATAATATTTTCCGTTTTACCCAGGCCGGTTCTGAAGTTTCAGCATTACTCGGGCGTATGCCTTCAGCAGTAGGTTATCAGCCTACTCTGGCTACCGAAATGGGTATTATGCAGGAACGCATTACATCAACCAAGCGTGGTTCTATCACTTCGGTTCAGGCAGTGTATGTACCTGCTGACGACCTTACTGACCCGGCTCCTGCAACTACTTTCGCTCACCTTGATGCGACTACAGTTCTTGACAGGAAAATTTCAGAAATGGGAATTTACCCGGCAGTTAGTCCGCTTGATTCTACATCAAGAATTCTTACTCCGGATATTGTTGGTGCAGAACATTACAACACGGCTCAGCGCGTTAAGGAAATTTTACAACGTTATAAAGAACTCCAGGATATTATTGCTATTCTTGGTATGGACGAACTTTCTGATGAAGATAAACTTGTTGTTCATCGTGCAAGAAGAGTACAGCGTTTCCTTTCACAACCGTTCCACGTTGCTACACAATTTACCGGTATTCCCGGGTCATTTGTAAGTATTGAAGATACCGTGAAAGGATTCAAAATGATTATGAATGGTGAAGTTGACGAATATCCTGAAATGGCTTTCAGTATGGTGGGTACTATTGAAGAAGCTATTGAAAAGGGAAAGAAAATGATTGCGGAAGCAAAATAAAAATAATTTGAAGTTTAAATTCGCCGTTTTTTAGTGGCGGATTTAAACTTCAAATATCAAACATTATACGATGCTCATAGAAATTATTACACCCGATAAAAAAGTATTTTCAGGAGAAGTAAGTTTGGCTAAATTCCCTGGTACCAATGGCTCTTTTGAATTACTGAATAATCATGCTCCTATTATTTCTACCCTTACCAAAGGAAAAATAAAAATTATTGATTCGGAAAAGAAAACCCAGTTTTTTGAAATTAATAGCGGAGTAGTTGAAGTTCAGAAAAACAAGATTATTGTTTTAGCTGAATAAATTTTATTTTCAGTTTACAATTTATTATTTACAATTCTCAATTCAGACCCGCATTGGCGGACTGCATTCTGCATTCTCTCTGTGAACCTTTGTGTTGCTCTGCGCACTCCGTGTTATAAAAAAGATTATAACAACAATCTATTTACATCCTGTTTTATAATTACACAAAATAAATTTATAACTTTGAAAAACTCATTTGAGTTTTATATTCGTACTTATACCAAATGTTAATTCGATTATAAAAAACGAAAGTCAAATTTTTTATATACTATTCAGTAATAATGTTAAAAAAGTGTTTATGAAAAAATTTAGTTGCGCATTAGTTATAGGGTTTATATTATCCGGGACATCTTTTTCCCAAACCATAAAAATCGATTCAATAAATTCATCAATACTAAAAAGAAAAGTTGCAACCACAATCATACTTCCATCAGATTATGACACAACTAAGATTTATCCGGTACTTTATTTTTTGCATTGGTGGGGTGGCGATAATAATAGCTATTTATCGACCAGCCTGATTACAGAAATGAAAAACAGGAAAATAATTATTGTAACTCCAAATGCAGATACATGCTGGTATGTAAACTCGTTTTCTGATACGGCAAATAAATACGAAGATTTTTTGTCTCTGGAATTATTCAAATACATTGATAAAAAATATAAAACAGATTCTAAACGACAAGCTATTGGCGGTTTTTCGATGGGTGGTTATGGTGCAGTTCAAATTGGATTAAAACATACAGATCGTTTTAAATATATTGCTTCAGTTTGCGGGGCAATAAATGCCCCATTTTATGATATTCCATTAACTTTGGAATCACCTCTTAATTTTATTATCAATAGCGTAAGGCTATCGTTTGGTAATGAAAAATTTTATAAACCCAATAACACGAATGTATTTTCAATTATTAAAACAATAAAATCATCCGATAATTTGTTGATTTATCTTGCCGTTGCAAAACAAGACGAATTTGATTTTATAGTACCGCAGCATAAAATATTTATTAAAGAACTCGAAAGTAAAAAAATAAAATACCTGTATAATGAATTTGATGGTGGACATTTTGATGGCAAAGTACTTGATGCTTGCTTATCATCATTATTAGATAAATTTTTAGAAATATAATTCAGAATTAAGATTCGCCTTGGCAGACTGCATTTTGAATTTCTCTGTGAATTTTGTGTAATAAAAAAGGAAAAATTATAATAACAACAATCTGTTCGCATCCTGTTTTACAAAAACAAAAAGCAGCATTGTAAATGCCCAAAGCGATGAACCGCCGTAACTGATAAAAGGCAACGGAATTCCTATTACCGGGGCAAGCCCTATGGTCATAGCGATATTTATGGTGAAGTGGAAAAATAAAATAGAAGCAACACCATATCCATAAATTCGCGCGTAAGTTGAACGTTGTCGTTCCGCCATAAAAATAATGCGAAGGAAAAGCCAGACATAAAGAACAATTACCAGGAGACTTCCTACAAATCCCCATTCTTCACCAACAGTGCAATAAATAAAATCGGTGCTTTGCTCGGGAACAAAATCAAATTTTGTTTGTGTGCCTTGTAAAAATCCTTTTCCGAAAAATCCACCCGACCCAATAGCAATCTTTGATTGATTTACATTATATCCAACACCTTTGTAATCGTGAATTTTCCCGGTCAGAACATCTATCCTGTCTTTCTGATGCGACTCTAAAACATTTTCATATACATAATCAACCGAGAAAACAAAACCCGATGTAACTATTAATAAAAATGCAAGAGTGAAAATTTCTTTTTTCCTTTTACGGATATACATGAAAAATATTAATGCAACCAATACCAGGGCGCCGATAATAATGAATTTATTTATAAGTAATGAAAGAAAAAATAATACGATAGCAAAAAGTCCTACTATAAGTACGTTTCCTGAAAGACCTTCACGATAAAGTACAAAAATAAACGCTACATAAACAATGGCAGAACCGGTATCATTCTGAAGAAGTATCAGAATGGCGGGGAATCCGAGGATAAGAGCAGAGAGCATTTTCGTTCGGATATCCTGCATGCGGATATTTGTTGTGCTAAGGTATTTTGAAATGGCTAAACAAGTTGCGAATTTAGCAAATTCGGAAGGTTGCAATTTAAAACTACCTATCAGGAACCATGATTTAGAGCCAGCTGTAACACTACCAAAAAGTAAGACGCCAATTAATAGAACAATTACAATAGCATAAAAAATATATGAAAATGCCGGGAAGAATTTTATATCGGTTGACATGATTATTAATGCAATAACGATTGCGCAAACAATCCAGATCATTTGCTTGCCGTAGCTTTGCGAGAAATCAAAGATGCTTGTATGTTCATCATTATATACGGCCGAATAAATATTCATCCAGCCGATAAGAACCAGGGCGAGGTATATCCCTATAGTTATCCAGTCGATATTTTGAAATATGTTTTTTTGTTCTCGCATTAGTAATAAACTTTTCCTTCTTTCATTCGTTTTTCCAGGTCAACACGTTCAACTTTTCCGTTCAGGTATTTTTCAACCATAAGGCTGGCAATAGGAACTGCCCATGTAGCACCCCATCCGCCGTTTTCCACCACAACAGAAATAACAATTTTTGGATTATCTATAGGCGCAATTAAAATAAAAATAGAATGGTCTTCTCCATGGGGGTTTTGTGCCGTACCAGTTTT
Protein-coding sequences here:
- a CDS encoding leucine-rich repeat domain-containing protein — its product is MKYLSFILLFLLAGNVNAQLLDSITLAHETEYTELSEALQNPNKVYRLNLRKKKLKEFPKEIYKLKNLQELNLSKNKLKEIPKEIDTLKHLQILDVSANNIDTIYNEIGNCTKLIKLILNQNIIAYLPPTIGNLTNLTFLDLWGNEIQAFPEEIKKLRNTLKIVDLRVINIHDDQQEEIERLLPDTKIFFSTSCNCN
- a CDS encoding bifunctional riboflavin kinase/FAD synthetase, which gives rise to MKIIRNIDKLPVFVNPVVTIGSFDGVHCGHKAIIERIITIAKKINGNSVAITFSPHPQAVLCNHKKKLYIINTTEEKIKLFEPLGIDYLIIIPFTKEFSKIPYDKFIKDYLVDKIKVATLVIGYDHHFGNNREGSISHLKYLSEKYSFNIEEVSAQYINEEAVSSTKIRNALLAGEIAKANKYLGYFYSITGKVVKGNGLGRTLNFPTANIEVNETDKLIPADGVYAVKVIVDNTVYNGMLNTGIRPTIGGTKRVNEVNIFNFSGEIYNSNITILFMERLRNEIYFPDINKLKEQLILDKEAALKILL
- the atpD gene encoding F0F1 ATP synthase subunit beta, with amino-acid sequence MPNNIGKIAQIIGPVIDVVFEEDKLPNIYDALEVFRPDGQRVVLECQQHIGEDTVRTLAMDSTDGLSRGMDVTALGTPISMPGGEYIRGRLFNVIGDAIDGMPAVPKGKLNSIHRDPPRFEDLSTQKEVLYTGIKVIDLIEPYAKGGKIGLFGGAGVGKTVIIMELINNIAKGYSGMSVFAGVGERTREGNDLLRDMIESNVICYGDKFKASMEKGGWDLSLVDEDKLKESNLALVFGQMNEPPGARARVALSGLSLAEYFRDGDEQTGGRDILFFMDNIFRFTQAGSEVSALLGRMPSAVGYQPTLATEMGIMQERITSTKRGSITSVQAVYVPADDLTDPAPATTFAHLDATTVLDRKISEMGIYPAVSPLDSTSRILTPDIVGAEHYNTAQRVKEILQRYKELQDIIAILGMDELSDEDKLVVHRARRVQRFLSQPFHVATQFTGIPGSFVSIEDTVKGFKMIMNGEVDEYPEMAFSMVGTIEEAIEKGKKMIAEAK
- the atpC gene encoding ATP synthase F1 subunit epsilon encodes the protein MLIEIITPDKKVFSGEVSLAKFPGTNGSFELLNNHAPIISTLTKGKIKIIDSEKKTQFFEINSGVVEVQKNKIIVLAE
- a CDS encoding alpha/beta hydrolase-fold protein — protein: MKKFSCALVIGFILSGTSFSQTIKIDSINSSILKRKVATTIILPSDYDTTKIYPVLYFLHWWGGDNNSYLSTSLITEMKNRKIIIVTPNADTCWYVNSFSDTANKYEDFLSLELFKYIDKKYKTDSKRQAIGGFSMGGYGAVQIGLKHTDRFKYIASVCGAINAPFYDIPLTLESPLNFIINSVRLSFGNEKFYKPNNTNVFSIIKTIKSSDNLLIYLAVAKQDEFDFIVPQHKIFIKELESKKIKYLYNEFDGGHFDGKVLDACLSSLLDKFLEI
- the rodA gene encoding rod shape-determining protein RodA is translated as MREQKNIFQNIDWITIGIYLALVLIGWMNIYSAVYNDEHTSIFDFSQSYGKQMIWIVCAIVIALIIMSTDIKFFPAFSYIFYAIVIVLLIGVLLFGSVTAGSKSWFLIGSFKLQPSEFAKFATCLAISKYLSTTNIRMQDIRTKMLSALILGFPAILILLQNDTGSAIVYVAFIFVLYREGLSGNVLIVGLFAIVLFFLSLLINKFIIIGALVLVALIFFMYIRKRKKEIFTLAFLLIVTSGFVFSVDYVYENVLESHQKDRIDVLTGKIHDYKGVGYNVNQSKIAIGSGGFFGKGFLQGTQTKFDFVPEQSTDFIYCTVGEEWGFVGSLLVIVLYVWLFLRIIFMAERQRSTYARIYGYGVASILFFHFTINIAMTIGLAPVIGIPLPFISYGGSSLWAFTMLLFVFVKQDANRLLLL